A window of the Cystobacter fuscus genome harbors these coding sequences:
- a CDS encoding spermidine synthase, whose amino-acid sequence MLRYAATLFLSSFLLFGVQPLAGKYSLPWFGGTPAAWTTCMLFFQVMLLGGYAYSHASARWLSSRRQAQVHLALLGVTVAVLGVRAVVWGSPVAPGPEWRPTAEGISSARLLAMLASTLGLPFFTLSTSAPLMQSWFSRARPGASPYRLYALSNTGSLLALLTYPVLVEPWLGRGVQAWVWAGGFLVFCVGGAACAWSVLRLEDVPAQPREESAPEAAPGVARTLAWLGLSACASVLLLATTNQLSHDVSAGPFVWVLPLALYLLTFIIAFERETLYSRPLTAIALLVAAVGVSYVTYQGSLASLSSLLFFRGLALLAGALLCHGELYRLRPGPRHLGAFYLWVSAGGVLGAVFVHLVAPRIFHFYLEYPLTLSVCCLLAAMLLLRRAPEETVARAAPRYVPALLLLLMSFVVIQSFLDERQALQYWRGFFGVVQVSEARSRDDVDHAFMLHHGGILHGFQYTRPERRGSPTAYYTADSGLGLALAEQRRLREAAGKPTSLRVGVLGLGVGTTAALGRAGDTLRFYEIDPQVIALARGLGGYFSYLGDSPARVEVVEGDARIMLEQELARGEAQGFDVLALDVFSSDSIPVHLLTEEAVAVYQRHLAPGGVLAMHISNLHLNLLPIAVAHAWVSGLHATLVSTETKGEARNSSWMLLSADAHFSSGDTFLREGKRVERLAYDGPPPTRWTDERSSVLPVLRVLGGSEEGIFQVPAVPPAPVAAPASP is encoded by the coding sequence ATGCTCCGTTACGCCGCGACCCTCTTCCTCAGCTCGTTCCTCCTGTTCGGCGTGCAACCGCTGGCGGGCAAGTACTCCCTGCCCTGGTTCGGTGGCACTCCGGCGGCGTGGACGACCTGCATGCTGTTCTTCCAGGTCATGCTGCTCGGCGGCTATGCCTATTCCCACGCGAGCGCGCGCTGGCTCTCGTCGCGGCGGCAGGCGCAGGTGCACCTGGCGCTGCTGGGCGTGACGGTGGCGGTGCTGGGTGTGCGAGCCGTGGTGTGGGGCTCGCCGGTGGCTCCCGGGCCCGAGTGGCGCCCCACGGCGGAGGGCATCTCCAGCGCGCGGCTGCTGGCCATGCTCGCCTCCACGCTGGGCCTGCCCTTCTTCACCCTGTCCACGTCCGCGCCTCTCATGCAGAGCTGGTTCAGCCGCGCGCGTCCAGGGGCCTCGCCCTACCGGCTCTACGCCCTGTCCAACACCGGCTCGCTGCTGGCCCTGCTCACCTATCCCGTGCTCGTCGAGCCCTGGCTGGGCCGGGGAGTCCAGGCCTGGGTCTGGGCCGGAGGCTTCCTGGTGTTCTGCGTGGGCGGCGCGGCGTGTGCCTGGAGCGTGCTGCGCCTTGAGGACGTCCCCGCCCAGCCGCGTGAGGAGAGTGCCCCCGAGGCCGCTCCGGGCGTGGCGCGCACCCTGGCGTGGCTGGGGTTGAGCGCGTGCGCCTCGGTGTTGTTGCTGGCCACCACGAACCAGTTGTCGCACGACGTGTCGGCCGGCCCCTTCGTCTGGGTGCTGCCGCTGGCGCTCTACCTGCTGACCTTCATCATCGCCTTCGAGCGCGAGACGCTCTACTCACGCCCCCTCACCGCGATCGCGCTCCTGGTCGCCGCGGTGGGGGTGAGCTACGTCACCTATCAAGGCTCGCTCGCCTCCCTGTCCTCGCTGCTGTTCTTCCGCGGCCTCGCGCTCCTGGCCGGTGCCCTGCTGTGCCACGGCGAGCTCTACCGACTGAGGCCGGGTCCGCGCCACCTGGGCGCCTTCTACCTCTGGGTCTCCGCGGGCGGCGTGCTCGGCGCGGTCTTCGTCCACCTGGTGGCGCCCCGCATCTTCCACTTCTACCTGGAGTACCCGCTCACCCTGAGCGTGTGCTGCCTGCTCGCGGCGATGCTGCTGCTGCGCCGCGCTCCCGAGGAGACGGTCGCGCGGGCCGCCCCCCGCTACGTCCCGGCCCTGCTGCTGCTGCTCATGTCGTTCGTCGTCATCCAGTCGTTCCTCGACGAGCGTCAGGCGCTCCAGTACTGGCGGGGCTTCTTCGGGGTGGTGCAGGTGTCGGAGGCGAGGAGCCGCGACGACGTGGACCATGCCTTCATGCTGCACCATGGCGGCATCCTCCATGGCTTCCAGTACACCCGGCCCGAGCGGCGCGGGAGCCCCACGGCGTATTACACCGCCGACAGCGGGCTGGGACTGGCGCTCGCCGAGCAGCGGCGGCTGCGGGAGGCCGCGGGCAAGCCCACCTCGCTGCGAGTGGGAGTGCTGGGATTGGGCGTGGGAACGACGGCGGCCCTGGGACGGGCCGGGGACACGCTGCGCTTCTATGAAATCGATCCCCAGGTCATCGCCCTCGCGCGGGGCCTGGGCGGCTACTTCTCGTACCTGGGCGACTCACCGGCCCGGGTGGAGGTGGTGGAGGGCGACGCGCGCATCATGCTGGAGCAGGAGCTGGCGCGGGGGGAGGCGCAGGGCTTCGACGTGCTCGCGCTGGACGTGTTCAGCTCGGACTCCATCCCGGTCCACCTGCTCACCGAGGAGGCGGTGGCCGTCTACCAGCGGCATCTGGCACCGGGAGGCGTGCTGGCGATGCACATCAGCAACCTGCACCTGAACCTGTTGCCCATCGCCGTGGCGCACGCCTGGGTCAGCGGCCTGCACGCCACCCTGGTGAGCACCGAGACGAAGGGGGAGGCGCGCAACAGCAGTTGGATGCTCCTGAGCGCGGACGCCCACTTTTCCTCGGGAGACACCTTTCTGCGCGAGGGCAAGCGGGTGGAACGGCTCGCCTATGACGGACCGCCGCCCACGCGGTGGACGGACGAGCGGAGCAGTGTGCTGCCCGTGCTCCGGGTGCTCGGCGGGAGCGAGGAAGGCATCTTCCAGGTGCCCGCGGTGCCACCCGCTCCGGTGGCGGCCCCCGCGAGCCCCTGA
- a CDS encoding anthranilate synthase component II, protein MILVIDNYDSFTFNLVQLLYTLGAEVKVARNDEIDAEGVAASGASHLVVSPGPCTPNEAGVSMAAIRDAKVPVLGVCLGHQSIGAVFGGQVVRAPEPVHGKTVAVRHSGQSIFTGMPIGFQAARYHSLVVDAPSLPAELEATAWSPEGLIMGLRHRERPVVGVQFHPESVLTPEGPRLVRNFLDGRF, encoded by the coding sequence GTGATCCTCGTCATCGACAACTACGACTCGTTCACCTTCAACCTCGTGCAGCTGCTCTACACCCTGGGCGCCGAGGTGAAGGTGGCTCGCAATGACGAAATCGACGCCGAGGGCGTGGCGGCCTCGGGCGCGTCGCACCTGGTGGTGTCGCCGGGGCCGTGCACGCCCAACGAGGCCGGGGTGAGCATGGCGGCCATCCGCGACGCCAAGGTGCCCGTGCTCGGCGTCTGTCTGGGACACCAGTCCATCGGCGCCGTCTTCGGCGGCCAGGTGGTGCGCGCCCCCGAGCCCGTGCACGGCAAGACGGTGGCCGTGCGCCACTCGGGCCAGAGCATCTTCACGGGCATGCCCATCGGCTTCCAGGCGGCGCGCTACCACTCGCTGGTGGTGGATGCGCCGAGCCTGCCCGCGGAGCTGGAGGCCACGGCGTGGTCTCCCGAGGGCCTCATCATGGGCCTGCGCCACCGCGAGCGCCCCGTGGTGGGCGTGCAGTTCCACCCCGAGAGCGTGCTCACGCCCGAGGGGCCCAGGCTCGTGCGCAACTTCCTCGACGGCCGCTTCTAA
- a CDS encoding anthranilate synthase component I family protein: MNAQERKAAYRQRAEKGEAVPVSVVLPADLDTPLSAYLKLGGARGFILESCHGGERFGRYSHVATAPSGRLRLDSRGGTLWRGEQSQRLEGKPLDVLRSVWREHAVATLPGEPPFVGGLVGYLGYNCMSWFERHVPDRHPSDVSFPDSEWLVCDDFITLDSRSQTLQATAIARPSRHGSVSQALQDAESRAEAIAQRLLRPISADAYAPSPPMRGELDVKVGWDRAGYEAAVERVKEYIRAGDCMQVVLARRFEARGAPPPLSLYRALRRINPSPYLFHIEMGEARALVGASPELLVQVRDGDVVVRPIAGTRRRGATEAEDLALEKELLADEKERAEHMMLVDLGRNDVGRVAAPGSVRVEDLMVIERYSHVMHIVSQVRGRLDAKYDALDALAWTFPAGTVSGAPKIRAMQIIDELEPMRRGPYAGAVGYLSFCGALDLAIALRTFYIDGDRTMWQAGAGLVADSVPSKEADETEAKARVLATALKQAREGGVR; the protein is encoded by the coding sequence ATGAACGCTCAGGAGCGCAAGGCGGCCTACCGCCAGCGCGCGGAGAAGGGCGAGGCGGTCCCCGTCTCCGTCGTGCTCCCCGCCGACCTCGACACGCCGCTCTCCGCCTACCTCAAGCTCGGTGGCGCACGCGGTTTCATCCTCGAGTCCTGCCACGGTGGCGAGCGCTTCGGCCGCTACAGCCACGTCGCCACCGCGCCCAGCGGTCGGTTGAGGCTCGACTCCCGCGGCGGCACCCTCTGGCGCGGCGAGCAGTCGCAGCGTCTCGAAGGCAAGCCGCTCGACGTCCTGCGCTCCGTGTGGCGCGAGCACGCCGTGGCCACGCTCCCCGGTGAGCCTCCCTTCGTCGGCGGCCTGGTGGGCTACCTCGGCTACAACTGCATGTCCTGGTTCGAGCGCCATGTGCCCGATCGCCACCCCTCGGACGTCTCCTTCCCCGACTCCGAGTGGCTCGTGTGCGATGACTTCATCACCCTCGACTCGCGCTCCCAGACGCTCCAGGCCACCGCCATCGCCCGGCCCTCGCGCCATGGCAGCGTCTCCCAGGCCCTCCAGGACGCCGAGTCCCGCGCCGAGGCGATCGCCCAGCGCCTGCTGCGGCCCATCTCCGCGGACGCCTACGCCCCCTCTCCGCCCATGCGCGGCGAGCTGGACGTGAAGGTCGGCTGGGATCGCGCCGGCTACGAGGCCGCCGTGGAGCGCGTGAAGGAATACATCCGCGCCGGTGACTGCATGCAGGTGGTGCTCGCCCGCCGCTTCGAGGCGCGCGGTGCCCCGCCGCCCCTCTCCCTCTACCGCGCCCTGCGTCGCATCAACCCCTCGCCCTACCTCTTCCACATCGAGATGGGTGAGGCGCGGGCCCTCGTGGGCGCCTCGCCGGAGCTGCTCGTGCAGGTGCGCGACGGGGACGTGGTGGTTCGCCCCATCGCCGGCACCCGCCGCCGCGGCGCCACCGAGGCCGAGGACCTGGCACTCGAGAAGGAATTGCTCGCCGACGAGAAGGAGCGCGCCGAGCACATGATGCTCGTGGACCTGGGCCGCAATGACGTGGGCCGCGTGGCCGCTCCGGGCTCGGTGCGTGTCGAGGACCTCATGGTCATCGAGCGCTACAGCCACGTCATGCACATCGTCTCGCAGGTGCGTGGCCGGCTCGACGCGAAGTACGACGCGCTCGACGCGCTCGCGTGGACGTTCCCCGCGGGCACCGTGTCCGGCGCGCCGAAGATCCGCGCCATGCAGATCATCGACGAGCTGGAGCCCATGCGCCGCGGCCCCTACGCGGGCGCCGTGGGCTACCTGTCCTTCTGCGGCGCGCTGGACCTGGCCATCGCCCTGCGCACCTTCTACATCGATGGAGATCGCACCATGTGGCAGGCCGGCGCGGGGCTCGTGGCTGACTCGGTGCCCTCGAAGGAAGCGGATGAGACCGAGGCCAAGGCGCGCGTGCTCGCCACGGCCCTGAAGCAGGCCCGTGAGGGAGGTGTGCGGTGA
- a CDS encoding type 1 glutamine amidotransferase domain-containing protein, translating into MARKVLKGIRVGVLATDGFEQVELTLPVKALRKRGAQVDIVSLRKGKIRGINLMWPGKKVPVDQTVDNVRPRDFDALLIPGGFQNPDSLRQSEEVLDFVREIDRLGRPIATLCHGPWVLVSAGLANGRRLSSWPGIKDDIRNAGAEWRDESGVLDGRWFTSRGPQDMRHFIKGMVSLFAEHAPRNHLAPERSHWGRWAIAALLGLIAIRPVREALAR; encoded by the coding sequence ATGGCAAGGAAGGTACTGAAGGGCATCCGCGTGGGGGTGCTGGCGACCGATGGCTTCGAGCAGGTGGAGCTCACGCTTCCCGTGAAGGCCCTGCGCAAGCGCGGCGCCCAGGTGGACATCGTCTCCCTCCGCAAGGGGAAGATTCGCGGCATCAACCTGATGTGGCCGGGCAAGAAGGTCCCCGTGGACCAGACGGTGGACAACGTGCGGCCCAGGGACTTCGACGCCCTGCTCATTCCCGGAGGCTTCCAGAATCCGGACTCGCTCCGCCAGAGCGAGGAGGTGCTGGACTTCGTCCGGGAGATCGATCGGCTCGGTCGGCCCATCGCCACGCTGTGTCATGGGCCCTGGGTGCTCGTGTCGGCGGGCCTGGCCAACGGGCGCCGGCTGTCGTCCTGGCCGGGCATCAAGGATGACATCCGCAACGCGGGCGCCGAGTGGCGCGATGAGTCCGGAGTCCTCGACGGGCGGTGGTTCACCAGCCGTGGTCCTCAAGACATGCGCCACTTCATCAAGGGCATGGTGTCGCTCTTCGCCGAGCACGCACCCCGCAACCACCTGGCGCCGGAGCGCTCGCACTGGGGCCGCTGGGCCATCGCCGCCTTGTTGGGTCTCATCGCCATTCGTCCCGTTCGCGAGGCGCTCGCGCGCTGA
- a CDS encoding GreA/GreB family elongation factor, whose translation MSKAFTKEDAGGEDIVLPPRPRPASGEQRYITAEGYRAMQEELAALSVPLAQEEKEALALAGEGQARERARRARQLAAILEEVRVVTEVPDEARIFFGAWVTLEDEEGEETTYRIVGPDEADVKAGRLSVESPLARALLDKEEGESVRVERPRGAIEYTVTQVSYRPPTS comes from the coding sequence ATGTCGAAGGCTTTCACCAAGGAGGACGCGGGCGGAGAAGACATCGTCCTGCCACCCCGCCCCCGCCCGGCATCCGGAGAGCAACGCTACATCACCGCCGAGGGCTACCGAGCGATGCAGGAGGAACTGGCGGCGCTCTCCGTGCCCCTGGCCCAGGAGGAGAAGGAAGCCCTGGCGCTCGCGGGAGAGGGACAGGCGCGGGAGCGGGCTCGCCGGGCGCGGCAGCTCGCCGCCATCCTGGAAGAGGTGCGGGTGGTGACCGAGGTGCCCGACGAGGCACGGATCTTCTTCGGAGCCTGGGTGACGCTCGAGGACGAGGAAGGCGAGGAGACGACGTACCGCATCGTGGGTCCCGACGAAGCAGACGTGAAGGCGGGACGGCTCAGCGTCGAGTCGCCCCTGGCGCGGGCCCTGCTCGATAAGGAGGAGGGAGAGTCCGTGCGGGTGGAGCGCCCCCGCGGCGCCATCGAATACACCGTGACGCAGGTGTCGTACCGGCCGCCCACCTCCTGA
- a CDS encoding NADAR family protein — protein sequence MDTVRGGFTFFWRTESPFSQWHASEFVVEGERFICAEQYMMYGKARLFGDGETAARILVARTPKEHKALGREVRGFEGALWERERERIVYEGNHAKFTQNAGLRSALLATRGTLLVEASPLDRIWGVGLSAEDPRIQDPAKWRGLNLLGKVLTRLREDLLAAA from the coding sequence ATGGATACCGTGCGCGGTGGGTTCACGTTCTTCTGGCGGACGGAGTCACCGTTCTCGCAGTGGCATGCCTCGGAGTTCGTGGTGGAGGGAGAGCGGTTCATCTGCGCCGAGCAGTACATGATGTACGGCAAGGCGCGGCTCTTCGGAGATGGGGAGACGGCGGCCCGGATCCTCGTGGCGCGCACGCCCAAGGAGCACAAGGCGCTCGGACGCGAGGTGCGAGGCTTCGAGGGCGCGCTGTGGGAGCGGGAGCGCGAGCGCATCGTGTACGAGGGCAACCACGCCAAGTTCACCCAGAACGCCGGGTTGCGCTCGGCGCTGCTGGCCACCCGGGGAACGCTGCTGGTGGAGGCCAGTCCGTTGGATCGCATCTGGGGCGTGGGGCTGTCGGCGGAGGATCCCCGCATCCAGGATCCGGCGAAGTGGCGGGGCCTGAACCTGCTGGGCAAGGTCCTCACGCGCCTCCGGGAGGATCTGCTCGCCGCGGCCTGA